Proteins encoded within one genomic window of Streptomyces sp. NBC_01314:
- a CDS encoding ZIP family metal transporter: MAVFVALGAFLMTLVGGWTAQRVTDRRHLVLGLAGGLMLGVVGLDLLPEALEAAGGEIFGVPAALLLFVAGFLLAHLVERLLAVRQAAHGGEENNGRTPQVGLTAAAAMVGHSAMDGVAIGAAFQIGEGMGIAVALAVIAHDFADGFNTYTLTSLYGNARRRALAMLFADAAAPVVGAASTLLFTIPEGPLGCYLGFFGGALLYLAAAEILPEAHHEHPARSTLLCTVAGAAFIWLVVGVAE, from the coding sequence ATGGCGGTCTTCGTAGCACTCGGCGCGTTCCTGATGACGCTGGTCGGCGGCTGGACGGCACAACGGGTGACGGACCGCCGTCACCTGGTGCTGGGCCTGGCCGGCGGCCTGATGCTGGGCGTGGTCGGCCTCGACCTGCTCCCCGAGGCACTGGAGGCAGCCGGCGGCGAGATCTTCGGCGTACCGGCGGCGCTGCTGCTGTTCGTCGCCGGCTTTCTCCTGGCCCACCTGGTGGAACGCCTGCTGGCCGTACGCCAGGCGGCGCACGGCGGGGAGGAGAACAACGGCCGTACGCCCCAGGTGGGTCTGACGGCCGCCGCCGCGATGGTCGGGCACAGCGCCATGGACGGCGTCGCGATCGGCGCGGCCTTCCAGATCGGCGAGGGCATGGGCATCGCGGTCGCGCTCGCGGTGATCGCCCACGACTTCGCGGACGGCTTCAACACCTACACGCTGACGAGCCTCTACGGCAACGCCCGCCGCCGTGCGCTCGCGATGCTGTTCGCGGACGCGGCGGCCCCGGTGGTCGGAGCCGCCTCCACCCTGCTGTTCACGATCCCGGAGGGCCCCCTCGGCTGCTACCTCGGCTTCTTCGGCGGCGCGTTGCTCTACCTCGCCGCCGCCGAGATCCTCCCCGAGGCCCACCACGAACACCCGGCCCGCTCCACCCTGCTGTGCACCGTCGCCGGAGCGGCCTTCATCTGGCTGGTGGTGGGCGTGGCGGAGTGA
- a CDS encoding cobyrinate a,c-diamide synthase, whose product MTSSLSTPLPSVPRLVIGAPSSRSGKTTVATGLMAALTERGLAVSPHKVGPDYIDPGYHALASGRVGRNLDAYLCGPDLVAPLFAHGARGCDIAVVEGVMGMYDGASGQGELASTAHVAKLLRAPVVLVVDASSQSRSVAALVHGFASWDPEVWMGGVILNKVASDRHEELLRDALESTGVPVLGVLRRAPQVDTPSRHLGLVPVAERRRAAVEAVAAMAAQVRAGCDLEALVALARSAGALSGTAWEPPVADPTDRREVVAVAGGPAFTFSYAEHAELLTAAGAEVVVFDPLRDEQLPDGTGGLVIGGGFPEMYAAELSANEPLRKAVAELAFGGAPVAAECAGLLYLCRELDGRPMCGVLDATARMDERLTLGYRDAVAVGDSVLAPAGTRMRAHEFHRTVVEPGAGPAPAWGVRSPRPRVEGFVQQGVHASYLHTHWAAEPGVARRFVERCRTS is encoded by the coding sequence GTGACCTCCTCCCTTTCCACTCCCCTGCCCTCCGTCCCCCGGCTGGTCATCGGCGCGCCCTCCTCGCGCAGCGGCAAGACCACCGTCGCCACGGGGCTGATGGCCGCGCTCACCGAGCGGGGGCTCGCCGTGTCCCCGCACAAGGTGGGGCCGGACTACATCGACCCCGGCTATCACGCGCTCGCGAGCGGGCGGGTGGGGCGGAACCTCGACGCGTATCTGTGCGGACCGGATCTGGTCGCGCCGCTCTTCGCGCACGGGGCGCGCGGGTGCGACATAGCCGTCGTCGAGGGTGTGATGGGGATGTACGACGGGGCTTCGGGCCAGGGGGAGTTGGCGTCCACCGCGCATGTGGCGAAGCTGCTGCGGGCGCCGGTGGTGCTGGTCGTGGACGCCTCGTCGCAGTCACGGTCGGTGGCGGCGCTGGTGCACGGCTTCGCCTCCTGGGACCCCGAGGTGTGGATGGGGGGCGTGATCCTCAACAAGGTCGCCTCCGACCGGCACGAGGAGTTGCTGCGGGACGCCCTGGAGTCGACCGGTGTGCCCGTGCTGGGGGTGCTGCGGCGAGCCCCTCAGGTGGACACGCCGTCCCGGCATCTGGGACTGGTACCGGTCGCCGAGCGACGACGCGCGGCGGTGGAGGCCGTGGCGGCGATGGCCGCGCAGGTACGGGCGGGGTGCGATCTGGAGGCGCTCGTCGCGCTCGCCCGCAGCGCGGGGGCGCTGTCGGGTACGGCGTGGGAGCCGCCCGTCGCCGACCCCACGGACAGGCGGGAGGTGGTCGCCGTGGCCGGTGGGCCCGCGTTCACCTTCTCCTATGCCGAGCACGCCGAGCTGCTGACCGCCGCCGGCGCCGAGGTCGTCGTCTTCGACCCCCTGCGCGACGAGCAACTGCCTGACGGAACAGGCGGGTTGGTGATCGGCGGCGGGTTCCCCGAGATGTACGCCGCCGAACTGTCCGCCAACGAGCCGCTGCGGAAGGCGGTCGCCGAGCTGGCGTTCGGCGGGGCTCCGGTGGCCGCCGAGTGCGCCGGACTGCTCTACCTGTGCCGGGAGCTGGACGGGCGGCCCATGTGCGGGGTGCTCGACGCGACGGCACGGATGGATGAGCGGCTGACCCTCGGATACCGGGACGCCGTGGCCGTCGGCGACAGCGTGCTCGCGCCGGCCGGGACCCGGATGCGGGCGCACGAATTCCACCGGACGGTCGTCGAGCCGGGGGCCGGACCGGCTCCCGCCTGGGGGGTACGCAGCCCACGGCCGCGGGTCGAGGGGTTCGTGCAGCAAGGGGTGCACGCGAGTTATCTGCACACGCACTGGGCGGCCGAGCCCGGTGTCGCCCGGCGGTTCGTGGAGAGATGCCGGACCTCATGA
- the cobO gene encoding cob(I)yrinic acid a,c-diamide adenosyltransferase, whose translation MPQGQPSVVPDDGLTTRQRRNRPLVFVHTGVGKGKSTAAFGLALRAWNQGWPIGVFQFVKSAKWKVGEENALRVLGASGEGGSVDWHKMGEGWSWVQRDGQMDNEDKAREGWEQVKRDLAAETYKLYVLDEFAYPLHWGWIDTDEVIEVLRDRPGTQHVVITGRNAPEKLVDFADLVTDMSKVKHPMDAGQKGQRGIEW comes from the coding sequence ATGCCGCAAGGACAGCCGAGTGTCGTACCCGACGACGGACTGACGACTCGTCAGCGCCGGAATCGTCCGCTGGTGTTCGTGCACACGGGCGTGGGCAAGGGCAAGTCCACCGCCGCGTTCGGGCTCGCGCTGCGCGCCTGGAACCAGGGGTGGCCGATCGGGGTGTTCCAGTTCGTCAAGTCGGCGAAGTGGAAGGTCGGCGAGGAGAACGCGCTGCGGGTGCTCGGGGCGTCCGGTGAGGGCGGGTCCGTCGACTGGCACAAGATGGGCGAGGGCTGGTCGTGGGTGCAGCGCGACGGGCAGATGGACAACGAGGACAAGGCCCGGGAGGGCTGGGAGCAGGTCAAGCGGGACCTGGCGGCCGAGACGTACAAGCTGTATGTGCTGGACGAGTTCGCGTACCCCCTGCACTGGGGGTGGATCGACACCGACGAGGTCATCGAGGTGCTGCGGGACCGGCCGGGAACCCAGCATGTCGTGATCACCGGGCGGAACGCGCCGGAGAAGCTCGTCGACTTCGCGGACCTCGTGACCGACATGTCGAAGGTCAAGCACCCCATGGACGCGGGCCAGAAGGGCCAGCGGGGCATCGAGTGGTGA
- a CDS encoding putative cobaltochelatase: MSVPFPFTAVVGQDDLRLALLLNAVSPAVGGVLVRGEKGTAKSTAVRALAALLPEVEVVVGCRFSCDPAKPDPACPDGPHEPAFETRPSRMVELPVGASEDRLVGALDIERALSEGVKAFEPGLLADAHRGILYVDEVNLLHDHLVDLLLDAAAMGASYVEREGVSVRHAARFLLVGTMNPEEGELRPQLLDRFGLTVEVVASREPDQRVEVVRRRLAYDDDPAAFVTRWADEETDVRQRVVAARELLPSVVLGDGVLRQIAATCAAFEVDGMRADIVMARTATALAAWAGRTEVLAEDVRQAALLALPHRRRRNPFDAPGLDEDRLDETLEEFAEPPADSADPKDPEDPKDPKDEDPDPDPDGPGGGGQPPSSEPDGPQGGDSGARSESGEGVPAQAPAAGEQSAVRAAEPFRTKVLSVPGLGEGATGRRSRARTEHGRTTGARRPRGTLTKLHLAATVRAAAPHQRTRGRSGPGLVVRRDDLRQATREGREGNLVLFVVDASGSMAARQRMSAVKGAVLSLLLDAYQRRDKVGLVTFRGSAAEVALPPTSSVDAAATRLESLPTGGRTPLAAGLLKAHDVLRVERLRDPARRPLVVVVTDGRATGGPEPVALAGRAARLFAAEGTASVVVDCESGHVRLGLAGQLAGELGGTAVTLDELRADSIAGLVRDVQGTHGTHGTQGPQGTSRRAA, from the coding sequence GTGAGTGTTCCGTTTCCGTTCACGGCCGTCGTCGGCCAGGACGACCTGCGGCTGGCGCTGCTGCTGAACGCGGTGTCGCCGGCGGTCGGCGGTGTGCTGGTGCGCGGTGAGAAGGGGACCGCGAAGAGCACCGCCGTGCGGGCGCTCGCGGCGCTGCTGCCGGAGGTGGAGGTCGTCGTCGGCTGCCGGTTCTCGTGCGATCCCGCGAAGCCGGACCCCGCGTGTCCGGACGGGCCGCACGAGCCGGCGTTCGAGACGCGGCCGTCGCGCATGGTCGAGCTGCCCGTCGGCGCCTCCGAGGACCGGCTCGTCGGCGCGCTCGACATCGAGCGGGCGCTGTCCGAGGGCGTGAAGGCGTTCGAGCCGGGGCTGCTCGCGGACGCGCACCGGGGGATCCTCTACGTCGACGAGGTCAACCTGCTCCACGACCACCTCGTCGACCTGCTGCTCGACGCGGCCGCGATGGGCGCCTCGTACGTGGAGCGCGAGGGTGTCTCCGTACGGCATGCCGCGCGGTTTCTGCTCGTCGGGACCATGAACCCCGAAGAGGGTGAGCTGCGGCCGCAGTTGCTCGACCGGTTCGGGCTGACCGTCGAGGTCGTGGCCTCGCGGGAGCCGGACCAGCGGGTGGAGGTCGTACGGCGGCGGCTCGCCTATGACGACGACCCGGCGGCTTTCGTGACCCGTTGGGCGGACGAGGAGACCGACGTACGGCAACGGGTCGTCGCCGCACGGGAGTTGTTGCCGTCCGTGGTGCTGGGCGACGGGGTGCTGCGGCAGATCGCGGCGACCTGTGCGGCCTTCGAGGTGGACGGGATGCGGGCCGACATCGTGATGGCCCGGACGGCGACCGCGCTGGCCGCGTGGGCCGGGCGGACCGAGGTGCTCGCGGAGGATGTGCGGCAGGCGGCGCTGCTCGCGCTGCCGCACCGGCGGCGGCGGAATCCGTTCGACGCGCCCGGCCTCGACGAGGACAGGCTCGACGAGACGCTGGAGGAGTTCGCGGAGCCACCGGCGGACTCGGCAGACCCAAAGGACCCAGAGGACCCGAAGGACCCGAAGGACGAAGACCCCGATCCCGATCCTGACGGGCCCGGTGGCGGTGGGCAGCCGCCCTCCTCCGAGCCCGACGGGCCGCAGGGCGGCGACAGTGGGGCTCGGTCCGAGAGCGGGGAGGGCGTGCCGGCGCAGGCTCCGGCCGCCGGGGAGCAGTCCGCCGTACGGGCCGCCGAGCCCTTTCGTACGAAGGTGTTGAGCGTGCCGGGGCTCGGGGAGGGCGCTACCGGGCGGCGTTCGCGGGCGCGGACCGAGCACGGGCGCACGACCGGGGCGCGTCGGCCTCGCGGCACGCTGACCAAGCTGCATCTGGCGGCGACCGTGCGGGCCGCCGCGCCGCATCAGCGGACGCGTGGCCGGTCCGGGCCGGGGCTGGTCGTCCGCCGGGACGATCTGCGGCAGGCGACCCGGGAGGGGCGCGAGGGGAACCTCGTGCTGTTCGTGGTCGACGCCTCCGGGTCGATGGCCGCGCGGCAGCGCATGAGTGCCGTGAAGGGCGCTGTGCTGTCGCTGCTCCTCGACGCCTATCAGCGGCGGGACAAGGTGGGTCTGGTGACCTTCCGGGGGTCGGCCGCCGAGGTGGCGCTGCCGCCGACCTCGTCCGTGGACGCGGCGGCGACCCGGCTGGAGTCGCTGCCGACGGGTGGACGGACGCCGCTCGCCGCCGGGCTGCTCAAGGCGCACGACGTGCTGCGGGTGGAGCGGTTGCGGGACCCCGCGCGTCGGCCGCTGGTCGTGGTGGTGACCGACGGCCGGGCGACCGGCGGGCCGGAGCCCGTCGCGCTCGCCGGGCGGGCGGCGCGGCTGTTCGCGGCCGAGGGCACCGCCTCCGTGGTCGTCGACTGCGAGTCGGGCCATGTCCGGCTGGGGCTCGCCGGGCAGCTCGCTGGTGAACTGGGCGGTACGGCGGTGACGTTGGACGAGCTGCGCGCGGACTCCATCGCCGGGCTGGTTCGGGATGTGCAGGGAACGCACGGGACGCACGGAACGCAAGGACCGCAGGGAACTTCGAGGAGGGCCGCGTAG
- a CDS encoding cobyric acid synthase, which yields MSGGLLVAGTTSDAGKSVVTAGICRWLVRQGVKVAPFKAQNMSLNSFVTKEGAEIGRAQAMQAQACRVEPSALMNPVLLKPGGERSSQVVLLGKPVGEMSARGYHGGRQQRLLGTVLECLAELRGTYDAVICEGAGSPAEINLRRTDIVNMGIARNAGLPVLVVGDIDRGGVFASFFGTVALLSPEDQALVAGFLVNKFRGDVSLLEPGLDMLHGLTGRRTYGVLPFRHGLGIDEEDGLRISLRGTVRESNVAPPVGADVLRIAVCAVPLMSNFTDVDALAAEPGVVVRFVDRAEELADADLVVVPGTRGTVRALDWLRERGLADALVRRAAEGRPVLGICGGFQVLGEHIEDEVESRRGHVDGLGILPVRVRFAPGKTLTRPVGEALGEPVEGYEIHHGVAEVLGGVPFLDGCRVGQTWGTHWHGSLESDGFRRAFLREVAAASGRRFVPAADTSFAALREEQLDRLGDLIEEHADTDALWRLIESGAPAGLPFVPPGAPGVPGASG from the coding sequence ATGAGTGGCGGACTACTGGTCGCCGGGACCACCTCCGACGCCGGGAAGAGTGTCGTCACCGCCGGGATCTGTCGGTGGCTCGTGCGGCAGGGGGTCAAGGTCGCGCCCTTCAAGGCGCAGAACATGTCGCTCAACTCCTTCGTGACGAAGGAAGGCGCCGAGATCGGGCGGGCTCAGGCCATGCAGGCGCAGGCCTGTCGGGTGGAGCCCAGTGCCCTCATGAACCCCGTTCTGCTGAAGCCCGGGGGTGAGCGGAGCAGCCAGGTGGTGCTGCTGGGCAAGCCCGTGGGGGAGATGAGTGCGCGCGGGTACCACGGGGGGCGGCAACAGCGGCTGCTCGGGACCGTGTTGGAGTGTCTCGCCGAGTTGCGGGGCACGTATGACGCGGTGATCTGTGAGGGGGCCGGTTCCCCCGCCGAGATCAATCTCCGGAGGACCGACATCGTCAACATGGGGATCGCCCGGAACGCCGGGCTTCCCGTGCTCGTCGTCGGCGACATCGACCGCGGTGGGGTCTTCGCGTCGTTCTTCGGGACCGTCGCGCTGCTCTCGCCCGAGGACCAGGCGCTCGTCGCCGGGTTCCTCGTCAACAAGTTCCGGGGGGACGTCTCCCTGCTGGAGCCGGGGCTCGACATGCTGCACGGGCTCACCGGGCGGCGGACGTACGGCGTGCTGCCGTTCCGGCACGGGCTCGGGATCGACGAGGAGGACGGGCTGCGGATCTCGCTGCGGGGGACGGTCCGGGAGTCGAACGTCGCGCCGCCCGTCGGGGCGGACGTGCTGCGGATCGCCGTGTGCGCGGTGCCGCTGATGTCCAACTTCACCGACGTGGACGCGCTCGCCGCCGAACCCGGTGTCGTCGTGCGGTTCGTGGACCGGGCCGAGGAGCTGGCCGACGCCGACCTCGTCGTCGTTCCGGGGACCCGGGGGACGGTGCGGGCGTTGGACTGGCTGCGGGAACGCGGGCTCGCCGACGCCCTGGTGCGCAGGGCCGCGGAAGGGCGGCCGGTGCTCGGCATCTGCGGGGGGTTCCAGGTGCTCGGCGAGCACATCGAGGACGAGGTCGAGAGCCGGCGGGGGCATGTGGACGGGCTCGGGATACTGCCCGTGCGCGTGCGCTTCGCTCCCGGGAAGACGCTCACACGGCCCGTCGGGGAGGCCCTCGGGGAGCCGGTCGAGGGATACGAGATCCATCACGGGGTCGCCGAGGTCCTGGGCGGGGTTCCCTTCCTGGACGGATGCCGGGTCGGGCAGACCTGGGGCACGCACTGGCACGGGTCGTTGGAGTCGGACGGGTTCCGGCGGGCCTTTCTGCGTGAGGTGGCGGCCGCCTCGGGGCGCCGTTTCGTGCCGGCCGCCGACACGTCGTTCGCCGCGCTGCGCGAGGAGCAGCTGGACCGGCTCGGCGACCTGATCGAGGAACACGCGGACACGGACGCGCTGTGGCGGCTCATCGAGTCGGGCGCGCCGGCGGGACTGCCTTTCGTGCCGCCGGGAGCACCGGGAGTACCGGGAGCGTCCGGATGA
- a CDS encoding cobalamin biosynthesis protein gives MCADRVFAYGAAAGLLGDLLLGDPRRGHPVAAFGRAAGAVERVLWRDHRGWGALHTAVCAGGAVALGAAAASAVRPSRAASVALTAAATWAVVGGTSLGREARAVGRYLESGDLEGARARLPHLCGRDPQSLDPAGIARAVVESVAENTSDAVVGALVWGAVGGVPGLVGFRAVNTLDAMVGHRSERYRRYGWASARLDDVAGWPGARLTAVLAAAAGGDARGAVRAWRADAGKHPSPNAGPVEASFAGALGVRLGGTLSYGGRVEHRPVLNGEGRAVAVADIERAVRLSRRVSWLALGVSAGGAVLRGRVSRRPARRLRSQG, from the coding sequence GTGTGTGCCGACCGCGTCTTCGCGTACGGCGCCGCCGCCGGACTCCTCGGTGATCTGCTGCTCGGTGATCCTCGCCGGGGCCATCCGGTCGCCGCGTTCGGGCGGGCCGCCGGTGCCGTGGAACGGGTGCTGTGGCGGGACCACCGGGGGTGGGGCGCGCTGCACACGGCGGTGTGCGCGGGTGGCGCCGTGGCGTTGGGGGCGGCTGCCGCGTCCGCGGTGCGGCCGTCGCGTGCGGCCTCCGTCGCGTTGACCGCCGCTGCCACCTGGGCCGTCGTCGGGGGGACCTCGCTCGGGCGGGAGGCCCGGGCCGTGGGGCGGTACCTGGAGTCCGGGGATCTCGAGGGTGCTCGTGCGCGGTTGCCGCATCTGTGCGGGCGGGATCCTCAGTCGCTCGACCCGGCCGGGATCGCGCGGGCCGTCGTGGAGTCCGTCGCCGAGAACACGTCCGACGCGGTGGTGGGGGCGCTCGTGTGGGGGGCCGTCGGTGGGGTGCCCGGGCTGGTCGGGTTTCGGGCCGTCAACACGTTGGACGCCATGGTCGGGCACCGGTCGGAGCGTTATCGGCGGTACGGGTGGGCCTCCGCGCGGCTGGACGATGTGGCGGGGTGGCCGGGGGCCCGGCTGACCGCGGTGCTGGCCGCGGCCGCGGGCGGGGATGCCCGGGGTGCCGTTCGAGCCTGGCGTGCCGATGCGGGGAAGCATCCGAGTCCCAACGCGGGGCCGGTGGAGGCGTCGTTCGCGGGGGCGCTCGGAGTGCGGTTGGGGGGCACGTTGTCGTACGGGGGGCGGGTTGAGCATCGGCCGGTGCTGAATGGGGAGGGGCGGGCTGTCGCCGTGGCGGACATCGAGCGGGCTGTTCGGTTGTCCCGGCGGGTGAGTTGGCTGGCGTTGGGGGTCAGTGCGGGTGGGGCGGTGCTGCGAGGGCGGGTTTCGAGGCGCCCGGCGCGGCGGTTGAGGAGTCAGGGATGA
- a CDS encoding DUF397 domain-containing protein, whose translation MVGRDSPERLWRRSSYSSTQGECVEVLPERGRVLLRDSNWSQNSVLTFRYTAWCGFLAGLVDPGTGDS comes from the coding sequence GTGGTCGGCAGGGATTCGCCGGAGCGGTTGTGGCGCAGGAGCAGTTACTCCAGCACGCAGGGTGAGTGCGTCGAGGTGCTGCCCGAGCGGGGGCGCGTACTGTTGCGCGACTCGAACTGGAGCCAGAACTCTGTGCTCACCTTCCGCTACACGGCGTGGTGTGGTTTTCTGGCTGGACTTGTGGACCCGGGGACGGGCGACTCGTGA
- a CDS encoding helix-turn-helix domain-containing protein, protein MARDIDPSLNRRRLRIELRKARENAGLTQRDAAQHLEWSLSKLIRIEAGTVSLGVTDLRALLQMYEVTDAERVTELENAARGSKGQSWWAQYSELVSPQYAQYLGYEGAANSIRMYNPIILPGLVQTEDYATALLSAQAPESQVRQQVELRITRQERFFESENGPTMNIVLDEAAVRREIGGPAVMRRQLDHLRTMVEHSRTSLQLLPFSAGAHYGIAAPFILLEFKDDDDLLYIEGPTGGLSSRDDLGLTARYQECFEDISSIAYRGDRMVGALDAIKESLSND, encoded by the coding sequence ATGGCCAGGGACATCGATCCGAGCCTGAATCGACGCAGGCTTCGCATCGAGCTGCGCAAGGCGCGTGAGAACGCCGGGCTGACCCAGCGGGACGCGGCGCAACACCTGGAGTGGTCACTCTCCAAGCTGATCAGGATCGAGGCCGGCACCGTGAGCCTCGGCGTCACCGACCTGCGCGCACTCCTACAGATGTACGAAGTCACGGATGCCGAACGCGTGACCGAGCTGGAGAACGCGGCCCGGGGTTCGAAGGGCCAGTCCTGGTGGGCGCAGTACAGCGAGCTGGTGTCTCCGCAGTACGCCCAGTACCTCGGCTACGAGGGCGCGGCGAACAGCATTCGCATGTACAACCCCATCATCCTTCCCGGCCTCGTGCAGACCGAGGACTACGCCACCGCGCTGCTGTCCGCCCAGGCACCGGAGTCCCAGGTGCGCCAGCAGGTTGAGTTGCGTATCACCCGGCAGGAGCGCTTCTTCGAAAGCGAGAACGGCCCCACGATGAACATCGTTCTGGACGAGGCGGCCGTGCGGCGCGAAATCGGCGGTCCGGCGGTGATGCGGCGGCAACTGGACCACCTCAGGACGATGGTGGAGCACTCCCGCACAAGCCTCCAGCTACTGCCGTTCTCCGCCGGAGCCCACTACGGCATCGCCGCGCCGTTCATCCTGCTGGAGTTCAAGGACGACGACGACCTGCTGTACATCGAAGGTCCCACGGGGGGCCTGTCGAGCCGTGACGACCTGGGCCTCACAGCGCGCTACCAGGAGTGCTTCGAGGACATCAGCTCCATCGCGTACCGCGGCGACCGGATGGTCGGGGCGCTCGACGCGATCAAGGAGAGTCTCAGCAACGACTGA
- a CDS encoding anion permease yields the protein MENFSLILAIVVITALAFDFTNGFHDTANAMATTISTGAMKPKVAVAMSAVLNLVGAFLSIEVANTISKGLVDESGIQPEVIFAALVGAILWNLLTWLVGLPSSSSHALMGGLIGATIASVGVGAVHGDVLVTKVLIPAVAAPLVAGLAAMLATRLTYRLGEHTSEKASGKGYRAGQIASAGLVSLAHGTNDAQKTMGIITLALVAGGTLAPDSDPPVWVIFSAGTAIALGTYLGGWRIIRTMGKGLTDLQPQQGFAAQTSAATVILASSHLGFSLSTTHSVSGAVMGAGLGRKGGVVRWSTATRMFIAWGLTLPAAALVAALAEWVTSFGTWGTAVVAVFLVASSAAIWVVSRREVIDHTNVNDTEEPPGVVTTAMAAVTPPPVGTVAEDLTATIPAPAATVAAETTAPAGSSTPTPAV from the coding sequence ATGGAAAACTTCTCGCTGATCCTCGCGATCGTGGTCATCACCGCGCTTGCGTTCGATTTTACGAACGGTTTCCACGACACCGCCAACGCGATGGCCACCACCATCTCGACAGGCGCCATGAAGCCCAAGGTCGCGGTAGCCATGTCCGCCGTGCTCAACCTTGTCGGCGCGTTCCTTTCCATCGAGGTCGCCAACACCATCTCCAAGGGACTCGTCGACGAGTCCGGCATACAGCCAGAGGTCATATTCGCGGCGCTCGTCGGCGCCATCCTCTGGAACCTGCTGACCTGGCTCGTCGGACTCCCCTCCAGCTCCTCGCACGCCCTGATGGGCGGCCTGATCGGCGCCACCATCGCCTCGGTCGGTGTGGGCGCGGTGCACGGCGACGTTCTCGTCACCAAGGTGCTGATCCCCGCCGTCGCCGCCCCGCTGGTCGCCGGTCTCGCGGCGATGCTCGCCACCCGGCTGACGTACAGACTCGGTGAGCACACGAGCGAGAAGGCCTCCGGCAAGGGCTACCGCGCCGGCCAGATCGCCTCCGCCGGCCTGGTCTCGCTGGCCCACGGCACGAACGACGCCCAGAAGACGATGGGCATCATCACCCTCGCCCTGGTCGCCGGCGGCACCCTCGCACCCGACTCCGACCCGCCGGTGTGGGTCATCTTCTCCGCCGGTACGGCCATCGCACTCGGCACCTACCTGGGCGGATGGCGCATCATCCGCACGATGGGCAAGGGCCTGACCGACCTCCAGCCGCAGCAGGGCTTCGCCGCCCAGACCAGCGCGGCCACGGTCATCCTGGCCTCCTCGCACCTCGGCTTCTCGCTCTCCACCACGCACTCGGTCTCCGGTGCGGTGATGGGCGCGGGGCTCGGCCGCAAGGGCGGGGTGGTCCGCTGGTCCACCGCGACCCGGATGTTCATCGCCTGGGGTCTGACCCTGCCGGCCGCCGCGCTGGTCGCCGCGCTCGCCGAGTGGGTGACGTCCTTCGGCACCTGGGGCACGGCCGTCGTCGCGGTCTTCCTCGTCGCCTCCAGCGCCGCGATCTGGGTGGTCTCGCGCCGTGAGGTGATCGACCACACCAATGTGAACGACACCGAGGAGCCGCCCGGCGTGGTGACGACGGCGATGGCCGCCGTGACTCCACCGCCGGTCGGCACCGTGGCCGAGGATCTCACGGCGACCATCCCGGCCCCCGCGGCCACGGTCGCCGCCGAGACCACGGCCCCGGCGGGCTCGTCCACGCCGACGCCCGCCGTCTGA
- a CDS encoding class II aldolase/adducin family protein, with protein MAEQWRDTRDERGTGEDAQNSRDMGRRGVPDDVARAWDELVAAARRTVADGLVVGTSGNVSVRVGDTVLVTPTGVPYDRLTSDDVTGVDLSGRQVLGALRPTSELPMHLAIHTTTEARAVVHTHAVHATAVSTLVSELPLIHYMSAALGGPVRVAPYATYGTPELAENMLRALTGRTACLLQNHGTITYGDTLSEAYDRTTQLEWMCQVWLKASSVPGLTPHLLTREQVNRTGQRLKDYGQPQ; from the coding sequence ATGGCTGAGCAGTGGCGCGACACCCGGGACGAGCGGGGCACGGGTGAGGACGCACAGAACTCGCGGGACATGGGGCGGCGGGGTGTGCCGGACGACGTGGCGCGCGCGTGGGACGAGCTCGTCGCGGCGGCCCGCCGGACGGTGGCCGACGGTCTGGTCGTCGGCACCTCCGGCAACGTGTCCGTACGCGTCGGGGACACCGTCCTGGTCACACCGACGGGAGTGCCGTACGACCGTCTGACGTCGGACGACGTCACGGGTGTCGACCTCTCCGGCCGGCAGGTCCTCGGCGCGCTTCGCCCGACGAGTGAGCTCCCCATGCACCTGGCGATCCATACCACCACCGAGGCCCGCGCCGTCGTCCACACCCACGCCGTCCACGCGACGGCCGTCTCCACCCTCGTGAGCGAGCTGCCGCTGATCCACTACATGTCCGCGGCCCTCGGCGGACCCGTCCGAGTCGCCCCCTACGCGACCTACGGCACCCCCGAGTTGGCCGAGAACATGCTCCGCGCTCTGACGGGGCGCACCGCTTGTCTCCTCCAGAACCACGGCACGATCACCTACGGGGACACCCTCTCCGAGGCCTACGACCGCACGACCCAACTCGAATGGATGTGCCAGGTCTGGCTGAAGGCCTCCTCCGTGCCCGGCCTCACCCCCCATCTACTCACCCGCGAACAGGTGAACAGGACGGGGCAACGACTCAAGGACTACGGCCAACCGCAATAG